One Helianthus annuus cultivar XRQ/B chromosome 7, HanXRQr2.0-SUNRISE, whole genome shotgun sequence genomic region harbors:
- the LOC110876359 gene encoding uncharacterized protein LOC110876359, with amino-acid sequence MSDYMNGKDREDHVVLLVHFGTVNIYQEKVGLTNMFEASRLFMNSDIDEIREFKERYVEKEFSQSSSSKHSCSQVISNVEEQFLNAGDFVFNAFISSIEVEKKVVIVGTVIAISNNKPWYYLACNHCKKQIEERSQLVEKEDGSFDVLDQNIIECSNGDCEAVDITPIHRYKIPLRVQDSTGTVSCTLFDYEAIKLFKKTAKQLLDVYTKVDSSIEGGFQTLPAEFDTLINRKFAFQIKVSSYNIANQSENYGISMLSSDDDILSALEKKWKINEVDQSESNVQSLSDSVSNVKFISKESQSVIGDNVTPEHVDVADHGQSKLENVKRNLQEVYDVDAVDSSSSKRPNIPGDVEIKDAIKFDLITPKLEK; translated from the exons ATGTCTGATTACATGAATGGTAAGGACCGCGAAGATCATGTGGTTCTTCTTGTGCATTTTGGCACGGTAAACATCTATCAAG AAAAAGTTGGCCTTACCAATATGTTTGAAGCAAGTCGTCTTTTCATGAATTCTGATATTGATGAGATAAGAGAGTTCAAAGAAAG GTATGTGGAGAAGGAGTTTTCTCAGTCGTCTTCCAGTAAACACTCATGTTCTCAAGTGATATCCAATGTTGAAGAACAGTTTTTAAATGCTGGTGACTTTGTGTTCAATGCTTTCATTTCTTCCATTGAAGTG gAAAAGAAGGTTGTCATCGTTGGTACTGTTATTGCAATATCAAATAATAAGCCTTGGTACTATTTAGCATGCAATCATTGTAAGAAACAAATTGAAGAGAGATCTCAGCTGGTTGAAAAAGAGGATGGCAGCTTTGACGTTTTAGATCAGAATATCATTGAGTGTTCAAACGGTGATTGCGAGGCTGTTGACATTACCCCTATTCATCg ATACAAGATACCTCTAAGGGTTCAGGATTCGACAGGGACTGTGTCTTGTACGTTGTTTGATTATGAAGCTATTAAGCTTTTTAAGAAAACCGCCAAACAACTCCTGGATGTGTATACAAAG GTTGACAGTTCGATTGAAGGAGGCTTTCAAACACTTCCAGCTGAGTTTGATACGCTGATCAACAGAAAGTTTGCTTTTCAAATCAAAGTTTCCAGTTATAACATTGCTAACCAGTCGGAAAACTATGGTATTTCTATGTTATCTTCTGACGATGACATACTCTCAGCGCTAGAGAAAAAATGGAAAATTAACGAG GTTGATCAGTCTGAGTCAAATGTTCAATCACTGTCTGATTCGGTCAGTAATGTAAAATTCATATCTAAG GAATCACAATCTGTAATTGGTGACAATGTTACACCAGAACATGTTGATGTTGCCGATCATGGTCAGTCAAAGTTGGAAAACGTCAAACGTAACCTTCAAGAAGTTTATGATGTTGATGCTGTTGACAGTTCTTCAAGTAAACGTCCGAACATTCCGGGTGATGTTGAAATAAAAGATGCTATCAAGTTTGACCTCATCACTCCAAAGTTAGAGAAATGA
- the LOC110876360 gene encoding F-box only protein 8-like, translating to MDRIGDDMLFEEILSRLPPKVVSQFKCVCKQWCYELSTPKFALIHTRRLSNLLQKKLLSLDEHTIVVDDIVSGNLEVDTRKVITFPYDVQPSRLIIIASFNGLMLVCIRRTDANQLVLWNPTTRRFKLISDDYFSRYFGRHDDTGGMYFDENNDLKVLHINCFAGAVTARVYSRHNDSWRNLSFIKGCLLGSNFYSWSAGIYSGKTIYFTASNYWIPPGECNIVAFDVVSESFSILRFPERIQVNPCQVHFITISNKLHGILVRYSDEVIAELVKYEDDDWITVFTFSNARKVQQLEPHQRTNIIQENKWLITSIWGDTVEVQMSNESLNYIQHVDSFNGPKGALFLETIVSPFR from the coding sequence ATGGATCGTATTGGTGATGACATGTTGTTTGAAGAGATCTTATCGAGACTACCTCCAAAGGTAGTTTCTCAATTCAAGTGTGTTTGCAAACAATGGTGTTATGAGTTATCTACACCAAAGTTTGCTTTAATACATACACGACGACTTTCAAACTTACTACAAAAGAAGCTGCTGTCTTTGGATGAACATACCATTGTCGTTGACGACATAGTATCTGGCAACTTGGAAGTCGATACCAGAAAAGTCATCACTTTTCCATACGATGTCCAGCCATCAAGACTAATAATTATAGCTTCGTTTAACGGACTGATGTTAGTTTGCATTAGGAGGACTGATGCGAATCAGCTCGTCCTTTGGAATCCAACGACTAGGCGTTTTAAGTTGATATCGGACGACTATTTTAGTCGTTATTTTGGTCGACATGACGATACGGGTGGGATGTACTTTGACGAGAACAACGATCTGAAGGTTCTTCATATTAACTGTTTCGCAGGTGCAGTTACTGCTCGTGTATACTCACGACATAATGATTCATGGAGAAATCTGAGTTTCATCAAAGGATGTCTGTTAGGTTCAAACTTTTATTCATGGTCGGCTGGAATTTATTCAggcaaaacaatttatttcacTGCTTCTAATTACTGGATTCCTCCTGGTGAATGTAACATTGTTGCTTTTGATGTTGTATCTGAATCGTTCAGTATTCTTCGTTTTCCCGAACGTATTCAAGTGAATCCTTGCCAAGTgcattttataacaatttcgaACAAGCTCCATGGCATTCTTGTTCGATATTCTGATGAGGTAATTGCAGAATTGGTGaaatatgaagatgatgattggatAACGGTTTTTACTTTCAGCAATGCTCGCAAAGTTCAACAATTGGAGCCGCACCAAAGGACGAATATAATTCAAGAGAATAAGTGGTTGATAACAAGTATTTGGGGAGATACAGTTGAAGTTCAAATGTCCAACGAATCTTTGAACTACATTCAACACGTTGACAGCTTTAACGGACCTAAAGGCGCATTATTTCTGGAGACAATCGTTTCGCCTTTCCGTTAG
- the LOC110913245 gene encoding ATP-dependent DNA helicase pif1-like, with translation MTAVEGDKGGVFFVYGYGGTGKTFLWKTLALTVRSREQIVLNVASSGIASLLMSRGRTAHSRFHIPINLDESSMCHIRPDGDVAYLLKQTRLIIWDEAPMVHRHAFEALDRTLKDIFVDKSNCQSDVLFGGKVIVFGGDFRQILPVIPNGSRQEIVNASLSSSYIWPHCKLLTLTKNMRLTVGVLPSTVESTKRFAQWLLDIGEGKVGGDNDGVATVEIPSDLLITDSLDPIESLIQFVYPSVLERYKDRDYFSERAILTPKNEVVHEINDRLLELFPGEPTEYLSSDSICATEKGIDSF, from the coding sequence ATGACAGCCGTTGAAGGAGACAAAGGAGGTGTATTTTTTGTTTACGGATATGGAGGAACGGGGAAGACGTTTTTGTGGAAGACGTTAGCCTTAACCGTTAGGTCGAGAGAGCAGATTGTTTTAAATGTGGCTTCAAGTGGTATTGCTTCACTTCTAATGTCAAGAGGTAGAACGGCTCATTCTAGATTTCACATCCCCATTAATTTAGATGAGAGTTCTATGTGTCACATAAGGCCCGATGGTGATGTAGCTTATCTGCTTAAACAAACTAGGTTGATTATATGGGACGAAGCACCCATGGTACATAGACATGCGTTTGAAGCTTTAGATAGAACATTAAAAGATATTTTTGTCGATAAAAGCAATTGTCAGTCGGATGTTTTGTTTGGAGGTAAGGTTATCGTTTTTGGTGGTGATTTTAGACAAATTCTTCCTGTTATTCCAAACGGAAGTAGGCAAGAAATTGTTAACGCTTCGTTGAGTTCATCCTATATATGGCCCCATTGCAAGTTACTTACTTTGACCAAAAACATGAGATTGACTGTTGGTGTTTTACCATCTACAGTCGAGTCGACAAAGAGATTTGCCCAATGGCTTCTTGATATTGGCGAGGGTAAAGTTGGAGGGGATAATGATGGTGTAGCAACTGTAGAAATACCATCTGATTTGTTAATCACAGATTCTTTGGATCCCATCGAAAGTTTAATTCAATTTGTATATCCATCTGTTCTTGAAAGATATAAGGATCGAGATTATTTTTCTGAAAGGGCGATTCTGACACCAAAAAACGAGGTGGTACATGAAATAAATGATCGACTACTAGAATTGTTTCCTGGTGAACCAACAGAGTACCTGAGTTCTGATAGTATATGTGCGACGGAGAAAGGTATCGATTCATTCTAA
- the LOC118480269 gene encoding ATP-dependent DNA helicase PIF1-like — translation MLLRNIDQQNGLCNGTRLQVTFLGKRVIEAEIISGANVGTRTFIPRISMIPSDKKIPFAFQRRQFPVAVCFAMTINKSQGQSLSKVGLFLKEPVFTHGQLYVALSRVKSREGVKMLILDKDGKPTNTTTNVVYKEVFTHL, via the coding sequence ATGCTTCTTAGGAACATTGATCAGCAAAATGGTTTGTGTAATGGTACAAGGTTACAGGTTACATTTCTTGGAAAGAGGGTCATAGAAGCTGAAATTATATCAGGTGCTAATGTCGGAACCAGAACATTCATACCAAGAATTAGCATGATTCCCTCCGACAAAAAAATTCCTTTTGCTTTTCAAAGACGACAGTTTCCTGTTGCTGTGTGCTTTGCTATGACGATCAACAAGAGTCAAGGCCAATCTTTATCTAAGGTTGGATTGTTTTTAAAAGAGCCTGTTTTTACACATGGCCAGCTATATGTAGCATTGTCAAGAGTTAAATCAAGGGAAGGTGTGAAGATGTTAATTCTTGATAAGGATGGCAAACCTACCAACACAACAACTAATGTGGTTTACAAAGAAGTGTTCACACACTTATGA
- the LOC110913244 gene encoding protein ALP1-like: MSSSSSSSDGVLDDMVIAMAQEAINYLQEAESSASRTRQPPIERNRLAAHERLVQDYFCETPVYDDDQFKRRFRMSRRLFVKISNDLAGESHFFTRRVSASGKVCFSGLQKCTAAIRQLAYGTSSDAWDEYLRMSSRMCRESLENFCEGVISLYGRRYLRMPTAADVPILYEAHQRLHGFLGMLGSLDCMHWEWAACPTAWKGQHHRGDHDGPTVILQAVASQVLWIWHAYFGMAGTNNDITVLMTSNLFDDVIDGVAPDTSFYANDVQYRYGYYLTDGIYLEWATLVKSPSCPDDEKRLYFKKKQESARKDIERAFGMLKKRWSIITQPSRILEKSKMRNIMYTCIILHNMILEDSRRAFCRESYDESIQPTNPILTYAEKEDIRAKIRVRHTHQNLRADLTEHLWFYREQGGLDTDDE, from the exons ATGTCTTCTTCGAGCTCGTCATCCGACGGTGTTCTTGATGATATGGTTATCGCCATGGCGCAGGAGGCGATTAATTATTTGCAAGAAGCCGAATCCTCTGCATCGCGTACCAGACAACCGCCTATTGAACGGAATCGGTTAGCTGCTCATGAACGTCTAGTGCAAGATTATTTTTGTGAAACTCCCGTGTACGATGATGACCAGTTTAAGCGTAGGTTTCGTATGAGCCGACGACTATTCGTTAAAATTTCCAATGATCTTGCGGGCGAATCCCATTTTTTCACGCGTAGGGTAAGTGCAAGTGGCAAGGTTTGTTTCTCTGGACTACAAAAGTGTACGGCAGCAATTAGGCAACTAGCGTACGGCACATCGAGTGATGCGTGGGATGAGTATTTAAGGATGTCGTCAAGAATGTGTCGTGAGTCTCTTGAAAATTTTTGTGAAG GTGTAATCTCTCTGTACGGGAGACGATATTTGAGGATGCCAACCGCAGCTGACGTTCCAATTCTATACGAGGCCCATCAGCGCTTACATGGGTTTCTTGGAATGTTGGGAAGTCTTGATTGCATGCACTGGGAATGGGCGGCATGCCCAACCGCTTGGAAAGGGCAACATCATCGTGGTGACCACGATGGTCCTACCGTAATATTACAAGCGGTCGCTTCTCAAGttttatggatttggcatgcgTACTTTGGCATGGCTGGTACGAACAATGACATTACTGTTTTAATGACCTCGAATCTATTCGACGATGTCATAGACGGTGTTGCACCAGATACTTCATTCTATGCAAATGACGTGCAGTATAGATATGGCTATTATCTCACAGACGGTATTTATCTCGAGTGGGCGACGTTGGTAAAAAGTCCCTCGTGTCCAGATGACGAAAAAAGATTGTATTTTAAGAAAAAACAAGAGTCAGCAAGAAAAGATATCGAGCGGGCTTTCGGTATGTTAAAGAAAAGATGGTCTATCATCACCCAGCCTTCGAGGATACTTGAAAAAAGTAAAATGAGAAACATTATGTATACGTGTATCATTTTGCATAACATGATATTGGAGGACTCTCGTAGAGCATTTTGTAGAGAAAGCTATGATGAAAGTATCCAACCGACAAACCCAATACTAACATACGCTGAGAAAGAAGATATCCGAGCAAAGATACGGGTTAGGCACACACACCAAAACCTTCGAGCCGATCTGACAGAGCACCTATGGTTTTATCGTGAACAAGGAGGACTCGACACAGACGACGAGTAg